The Syntrophorhabdus sp. genomic sequence GCCTCGCCCACATCCTCCGCCTTCACGTCACCGTACTCATCGGACGCCGTCTGCCTGGCGGCGAAAGCAGAGAAGTTTCCGGGTTCGCCTTCGGCCGCCCGAAGGCCTCTCCACGATGTGTCACCGACCGCCATGGTGTAAGCGACAGGTCGTGCCGACCTGTCCCCGGCGTCCTGAAGGTCCCGTATCGTGATCTTGCCGACCTCCGCGGCGTCCTCTTCCGCATGGAGAAAGGGACAGCAGAAAAGAAACGCCACGACAAGGCAGAACGCGCCCATGGCTGTCACGGACATTCGGTTTCGGGTCTGCCCGGCGGCAGCGCGGCATTTCGCCATCATTTCCCTACCCTTTTCCGGAGAGTGTCTATCAACACCTGCGGAGGATTGTTTCCGAGGATCTCTCTGAACTGCGTGCGGTAATTGCTGATGAGACTTACACCCTCAATGACGACGTCGTACACCATCCAATCGCCGCCCTTCTTTATGACCCTGTAGTTGATGGGCACCTTGGTATTGCCCTTCGTGACCAGGCTCTGCACCTCCGTCGTGGTCTCGGTGAGCTGAACTTCCTTTGCGAACTCAACCTTCTCGTTGGTGTAGGCCGTGATCCTGTCTATATAGGTGTTCCTGAGGAGTGTCTTGAAAAGCTCGACGAACTCCTTGCGCTGGTCCATGCTCAGCTTGTTCCAGTTGAGCCCCAGGGTCCGCTTCGAAAGCTCGACATAGTCGAAGAGTTTCTCTGCCGCGGCCTCTATCTTCTGTTCCTTGACCTTCTTGCCGGCATCCCCCTTGAGCTTCGGGTCCCTGAGCACGTCAAGAACGCTGTTGGCGTTCGTCTTCACCATATCCAGGGCCGACCCCGCGAGAACATGGAAAGGTACCATTGATACGATGAATATCATCAGACCGGCCAGTGCTTTTCTCACTTCCTCCTCCTTAGATCATTTAACGGGTTGCTGTTGCTCGCCCTCACCGGCAGGCTTCTTCACATCCCCGAAGGCATACTTGCCGATAAGGTCTTCGATGTCCGCCGGCACGGAGGTCTGGGTGATCGTCCCTCCTGGTTTCAGGACCTCTCCCGATCCCCCGGGGTCCACCTTTACGTACTTATCGCCGATAAGACCCGCGGTCTTAACGATGGCCGACGCATCGTCGTAGATGACCGTCCCCTTGTCTATCTTCATCCCCACCACGCCCATCTGCTTCTCCTGGTCGATGGTAAGGCTCGTCACCGTGCCCACCTGGATGCCGTACACCTCGACGGAGCTTCCCACCCTCAACCCCGCGACGGAGGTGAAGCGGGCCTTGAGGGGATAGCTCTTCTCTCCGAAGAGCGATACATTCCCGAGTTTCACGGTCATATAGCCGATGCAGATGAGACCGGCCACTATGAAGATGCCCACCGTCGTCTCTATGGAATACTTTTTCATTGGTCCTTACCTCCAAAATCACACCGGTATGTTGATATGATCTCCTGCTTCGCCCGGCCCTTCTCGATTATCTCGTCTATCGTGTCGTCGGGGGAGACCTCCGTGACCCCGGCATGGATGTGGATATCGAAACAGGTGGCCTCGCCGGCGTTCGCGGACGCGATATCCCGTATGTGGTCTATGACGCCGTGTTCCAGTTCCAGGGAATAGTCCTCGACCAGCTTACGGGCCTCCTCTATGGTCTTGCGGGGGAATATGGTCAATATCTCGTCCCTGCTGTGGCGGGCCGAGAAACCGCCGATGGCGTTGAAATACCGGTTGGTGTACTCTCCCAGGGCCCTCAAGGCCTCCAGCGCGGCCTGCGCCCCAAGCGCCTCGTAAAGGATGTTGAGACGAACGCCGAAAAGCGCCGCGGAAGAGGTCGTCTCCCTGGCAGCGCTCCCCAACATCCCGGAATAATGCATCTTGAAGGCCTCCCGGGAGAGAAGGCCAGTCAGCTGGTCCTCGAAACCGTCGAGGCTCCGCAGGAATTCGTCGATCATGGGGACGTTCTGCTTGAGGGCCTCCTCGTAAGGCCCCTCGAAACCCACGCCCCCTTCCCAGAGGATGATGACGCGGTCGGAAATGAAGAACACATCCGGGATGTCGTGGCTTATCATGATGGCCGTGAAACCGTATTTCTTCCTGTAGTGAATGATCATGCTCAGGATCATGTTCTTCCGGATGGGGTCCTGACCTGTCGTCGGCTCGTCGAAAAGGACTATCTGGGGGTCGGTGACAAGCGCGCGTGCCAGGGCCACCCGTTTCTGCATGCCCCCCGACAGCTCCGACGGGAATTTTCCGACCGCCTCCAGGAGCTCCAGGTCCTCTATCCTCTTCATCGCCCGCTTCTCTATCTCCGCCTTCGGCAGGTCCGTTGTCTGACGCAGGGGAAAGGCGACGTTCTCGAGCACGGTCATCGAGTCGAGGAGAGCGTTGTTCTGGAACAGGTAGGCTATCTTGTGCCTGTGTCCTTCCCACTCGGCCTTCTTCATTTTGTTGATGGGGGTGCCCTGGAAGAGGATGGTGCCTTCGTCAGGCTTGAGGAGGCCGATGATGTGCTTGAGGAGCACGCTCTTGCCGGTGCCGCTCTTGCCGATGATCGTGGTGACCTGGTTCTCGTAGATGCTCAGGTTGACGTCGTTCAGCACCGTCCTGCCGTTGAACCGCTTCGTAACGTTCCTGAACTCTATGAGAGGGGTGTCCATATTCGTCCTTACATCAGGAATGATGTCACCACGTAGTCGGAAACGAGGATCATCACGCAGGAGATCACAACCGCCGATACCGTGGCCAAACCTACCGATTTCGCGCCGAACCCGTCACTCCTCATGTGGCAGAAATACCCCTGAAAACAGCAGATGCAGGAGACGATGGCACCAAACACGAGGGCCTTCATGAAACCCCCCCGGATATCCACCATGTCGATGGAGGACTGCACGCGGTAGAAATACGTCCCCGCGTTGGTCCCCAGGAGGACGACGCCCGTGATATACCCGCCGATGATGCCTATGAGGTCGAAAAACGCCGTGAGCAGGGGAAAACTGATGATGGAAGCAGCCACCCTGGGGCTGATCAGGTATCGGATGGGATCGACTCCCATCGTGTAGAGCGCGTCGATCTGCTCCGAATTGCGCAGTATCCCGATCTCGGCGGCCATCGCCGAACCGGCCCGCGCCGTTATCATGATGGCAGTCAGAACCGGCCCCAACTCCCGAACGAGAGAAAGGGAAATGGCCGACCCGAGGGCACCCACGGAACCGAACTTCACGAGGGTGTAAAAAAGTTGAAGGCCCAGCACCATGCCCGTGAAGAGGGCCACAAGCATCACGATCAGGGACGATTTCGCTCCGATGTAGTAGGTCTGGTTCGTGATCTCACGTATCTGTCTCGCCCTGAAGATGTTGACAAAGGCAAGGAAGAAGAAGACGGCCATGGCGCCGAAATTCCCGACAATGCGCATGGTTGAGCGGCCTACCACAGAGAAAAAAGAGACAAGGGCATTCACAGGTTCCTTTATCTCCTCCCGTTCCTTCATATCGTCCCCGCAACCCAAGCGAAAAAGCCCGTTCTCTATCCCGGTCCAACAATGACCGGTCACCGCACTATGGCAGGCAGATACTTCCTTGTCCCCGTTCAGCCATTATAAGCAACAGGACCCGCACTGTCAACTAATGCGCAAACATTTCAAGACCATGTCCAACGTCCTTTTGTCAAGATTTTCGTCACATCCATTCTTCTTCCGGGATGCGGCACGCCGGTGCGGCCCGACAAGGCTGTACATGACGGCGAAGGCCGGTCACGGGAGAGAACGGCCGGTGGAAGATGATCGTGGATGGCGTTACCCCGACCCGCGCCTCGCAGCCTTCGGACGGGATCAGGCCTTCCCTATGTTCTTCTCCATGGTCTTCCAGAAGATCTCTTCCATGTCGGAGCCAAGCTGGAGGATGCCCTCCTTCTCCATTGCCTTCACCCGCATGTCGTAGGTGTTCTCGAGCTGGGAGAGGACGTCCGCCACCTCAGGGGAGGCCTTGAGCCTCTCTGTGATGGTCTCGCGCTGACGCAGCGCCTTCTCGAACTCCTCCTTGTCGATGGGAATGTTATAGAGCATGTTGAGAACTTCCATCAGCCTGACCTTCCCCACGTGGTCCTCTTCCATTACAACATACTGGGGCAGGGAAACGATAAAGACCACCGCGTCGATGCCCGCCTCCGCCGCCTTTTTCGTTATGAGATTGGCAAAGGTGGAAGGTCCCCGGTACGTGATGGGCATGGCGCCCGCCATCCTCACATCCTGGAGCGCCTTTTCGCCCATCCCGTATCCGCTCACGAGCAGCGGCCTCGTGTGGGGCACCACGTCGTACATGCTTCCCAGGAGGACATATTTGCTCGTCTTGAGGGTCGTAAGAAGCCTCACGACGGAATCGACGTAGATATCGGCATTGGCGTGGGGCTCAAGAAGATCGAGGAAAACAAGGTCGTTCTGTCCCTTCCTCCGGGCATAGTGGACCGTCGTGTTCGGCACGGTGAGCTCGTTTATGGCCCCCTCGATATCTATGGTAGGCCGGTACCGGGTAAAATCGTAGAACCTCCCCGGCCTCCTGAGCTGCCCCAGCTCGAAGGCCCCGAACTGACCCACAAGCTCCCTGAGGACGAGGCTCCCCACATTATTCACATCTATCCAGGGCCGCAAAGTTGCCAGCACGTAAGGGGCATTCAATTCCGGAACAGGATCAATAAGATCAAACCCGCCTATTCTCACGATA encodes the following:
- a CDS encoding ABC transporter substrate-binding protein, producing the protein MRKALAGLMIFIVSMVPFHVLAGSALDMVKTNANSVLDVLRDPKLKGDAGKKVKEQKIEAAAEKLFDYVELSKRTLGLNWNKLSMDQRKEFVELFKTLLRNTYIDRITAYTNEKVEFAKEVQLTETTTEVQSLVTKGNTKVPINYRVIKKGGDWMVYDVVIEGVSLISNYRTQFREILGNNPPQVLIDTLRKRVGK
- the mlaD gene encoding outer membrane lipid asymmetry maintenance protein MlaD, giving the protein MKKYSIETTVGIFIVAGLICIGYMTVKLGNVSLFGEKSYPLKARFTSVAGLRVGSSVEVYGIQVGTVTSLTIDQEKQMGVVGMKIDKGTVIYDDASAIVKTAGLIGDKYVKVDPGGSGEVLKPGGTITQTSVPADIEDLIGKYAFGDVKKPAGEGEQQQPVK
- a CDS encoding ATP-binding cassette domain-containing protein, whose protein sequence is MDTPLIEFRNVTKRFNGRTVLNDVNLSIYENQVTTIIGKSGTGKSVLLKHIIGLLKPDEGTILFQGTPINKMKKAEWEGHRHKIAYLFQNNALLDSMTVLENVAFPLRQTTDLPKAEIEKRAMKRIEDLELLEAVGKFPSELSGGMQKRVALARALVTDPQIVLFDEPTTGQDPIRKNMILSMIIHYRKKYGFTAIMISHDIPDVFFISDRVIILWEGGVGFEGPYEEALKQNVPMIDEFLRSLDGFEDQLTGLLSREAFKMHYSGMLGSAARETTSSAALFGVRLNILYEALGAQAALEALRALGEYTNRYFNAIGGFSARHSRDEILTIFPRKTIEEARKLVEDYSLELEHGVIDHIRDIASANAGEATCFDIHIHAGVTEVSPDDTIDEIIEKGRAKQEIISTYRCDFGGKDQ
- a CDS encoding ABC transporter permease, whose product is MKEREEIKEPVNALVSFFSVVGRSTMRIVGNFGAMAVFFFLAFVNIFRARQIREITNQTYYIGAKSSLIVMLVALFTGMVLGLQLFYTLVKFGSVGALGSAISLSLVRELGPVLTAIMITARAGSAMAAEIGILRNSEQIDALYTMGVDPIRYLISPRVAASIISFPLLTAFFDLIGIIGGYITGVVLLGTNAGTYFYRVQSSIDMVDIRGGFMKALVFGAIVSCICCFQGYFCHMRSDGFGAKSVGLATVSAVVISCVMILVSDYVVTSFLM
- a CDS encoding PAC2 family protein — protein: MNNVGSLVLRELVGQFGAFELGQLRRPGRFYDFTRYRPTIDIEGAINELTVPNTTVHYARRKGQNDLVFLDLLEPHANADIYVDSVVRLLTTLKTSKYVLLGSMYDVVPHTRPLLVSGYGMGEKALQDVRMAGAMPITYRGPSTFANLITKKAAEAGIDAVVFIVSLPQYVVMEEDHVGKVRLMEVLNMLYNIPIDKEEFEKALRQRETITERLKASPEVADVLSQLENTYDMRVKAMEKEGILQLGSDMEEIFWKTMEKNIGKA